The Sesamum indicum cultivar Zhongzhi No. 13 linkage group LG1, S_indicum_v1.0, whole genome shotgun sequence genome includes a window with the following:
- the LOC105169465 gene encoding cytokinin dehydrogenase 6 isoform X2 — MRRPSMSFVKPKSILSTILLVCCMAIRLCLCSSSVVSSLKALHVQGQFSFDGNEFAATDFGNQFHFLPSAVLHPKKVSDIAATIKHVWQMGPASGLTVAARGHGHSLQGQAQAPQGIVINMESLSGQEMQVHRGKFPYVDVPAGELWINILHECLKYGLAPKSWTDYLHLTVGGTLSNAGISGQAFRHGPQISNVHQLEVVTGKGEVVVCSEEKNADLFHAVLGGLGQFGIITRARISLEPAPKMVKWIRVLYSDFSTFARDQEHLISAENTFDYIEGLVIVNKTGLINNWRASFNPEDPEQASQFVSDGRTLFCLELTKNFNPDEATKINKEIKSLLSQLSYIPSTLFVTEVSYVEFLDRVHAAELKLRSKGLWELPHPWLNLLVPRSKIHSFAEGVFGSILTDTNNGPVLVYPVNKSKWDNRTSFVTPEEDIFYLVAFLPHAVPSSTENNGLQHLLSINKRILNFCEAAHLGVKQYLPYYTTQEEWRSHYGPRWEVLVQRKSAYDPLAILAPGQRIFQKAISVL; from the exons GCTGCATGGCTATCAGACTTTGCCTCTGTTCCTCTAGTGTTGTGTCCTCATTGAAAGCACTCCATGTTCAGGGGCAATTTAGTTTTGATGGAAATGAATTTGCTGCAACAGATTTCGGGAACCAGTTTCATTTCCTACCTTCGGCAGTTCTACATCCAAAAAAAGTATCTGACATTGCCGCAACTATAAAGCATGTGTGGCAAATGGGTCCTGCTTCAGGGCTAACTGTTGCAGCGAGAGGCCATGGGCACTCGCTCCAAGGACAAGCACAAGCACCACAAGGAATTGTAATCAACATGGAATCACTCAGCGGCCAAGAAATGCAGGTCCACAGGGGGAAATTCCCTTATGTGGATGTCCCAGCTGGAGAGCTGTGGATCAATATCTTGCATGAGTGCTTGAAATATGGTTTGGCGCCCAAATCTTGGACAGATTACTTACACCTAACTGTTGGTGGTACTTTGTCCAATGCTGGAATTAGCGGGCAGGCATTCCGACATGGCCCCCAAATCAGTAATGTCCACCAGCTTGAAGTTGTCACAG GAAAAGGAGAAGTGGTAGTATGTTCAGAGGAGAAGAATGCTGACCTCTTTCACGCTGTCCTGGGTGGACTTGGCCAGTTTGGTATAATAACTCGAGCAAGAATCTCTTTAGAACCAGCACCAAAGATG GTAAAGTGGATCAGAGTGCTTTATTCAGATTTCTCCACTTTTGCGAGAGACCAAGAGCATTTAATATCTGCAGAGAACACCTTTGATTACATAGAAGGTCTGGTGATAGTAAACAAGACAGGTCTCATCAACAACTGGAGAGCATCCTTCAACCCAGAAGACCCAGAGCAAGCCAGTCAATTTGTATCAGATGGAAGGACACTATTTTGCCTGGAgttgacaaaaaattttaacccCGATGAGgctactaaaataaataag GAAATTAAGTCCTTATTATCTCAATTAAGCTACATCCCCTCAACACTCTTTGTTACAGAAGTTTCATACGTGGAATTCTTGGACAGGGTCCATGCTGCAGAACTAAAACTACGGTCAAAAGGACTTTGGGAACTTCCACACCCATGGCTCAATCTACTTGTTCCAAGAAGCAAAATACACAGCTTTGCTGAAGGTGTTTTTGGCAGCATTCTAACAGACACAAATAATGGCCCGGTACTTGTCTACCCAGTGAATAAATCAAA GTGGGATAACAGAACTTCATTTGTAACACCAGAGGAAGACATTTTCTACCTGGTGGCATTTCTTCCACATGCAGTTCCCTCGTCCACGGAAAACAATGGCTTACAACATTTActaagtataaataaaagaattttaaatttttgtgagGCGGCCCACTTAGGAGTAAAGCAATATCTGCCGTATTATACCACACAGGAAGAGTGGCGATCTCACTATGGTCCACGGTGGGAAGTCCTCGTACA
- the LOC105169465 gene encoding cytokinin dehydrogenase 6 isoform X1: MRRPSMSFVKPKSILSTILLVCCMAIRLCLCSSSVVSSLKALHVQGQFSFDGNEFAATDFGNQFHFLPSAVLHPKKVSDIAATIKHVWQMGPASGLTVAARGHGHSLQGQAQAPQGIVINMESLSGQEMQVHRGKFPYVDVPAGELWINILHECLKYGLAPKSWTDYLHLTVGGTLSNAGISGQAFRHGPQISNVHQLEVVTGKGEVVVCSEEKNADLFHAVLGGLGQFGIITRARISLEPAPKMVKWIRVLYSDFSTFARDQEHLISAENTFDYIEGLVIVNKTGLINNWRASFNPEDPEQASQFVSDGRTLFCLELTKNFNPDEATKINKEIKSLLSQLSYIPSTLFVTEVSYVEFLDRVHAAELKLRSKGLWELPHPWLNLLVPRSKIHSFAEGVFGSILTDTNNGPVLVYPVNKSNNFHNIFRWDNRTSFVTPEEDIFYLVAFLPHAVPSSTENNGLQHLLSINKRILNFCEAAHLGVKQYLPYYTTQEEWRSHYGPRWEVLVQRKSAYDPLAILAPGQRIFQKAISVL; encoded by the exons GCTGCATGGCTATCAGACTTTGCCTCTGTTCCTCTAGTGTTGTGTCCTCATTGAAAGCACTCCATGTTCAGGGGCAATTTAGTTTTGATGGAAATGAATTTGCTGCAACAGATTTCGGGAACCAGTTTCATTTCCTACCTTCGGCAGTTCTACATCCAAAAAAAGTATCTGACATTGCCGCAACTATAAAGCATGTGTGGCAAATGGGTCCTGCTTCAGGGCTAACTGTTGCAGCGAGAGGCCATGGGCACTCGCTCCAAGGACAAGCACAAGCACCACAAGGAATTGTAATCAACATGGAATCACTCAGCGGCCAAGAAATGCAGGTCCACAGGGGGAAATTCCCTTATGTGGATGTCCCAGCTGGAGAGCTGTGGATCAATATCTTGCATGAGTGCTTGAAATATGGTTTGGCGCCCAAATCTTGGACAGATTACTTACACCTAACTGTTGGTGGTACTTTGTCCAATGCTGGAATTAGCGGGCAGGCATTCCGACATGGCCCCCAAATCAGTAATGTCCACCAGCTTGAAGTTGTCACAG GAAAAGGAGAAGTGGTAGTATGTTCAGAGGAGAAGAATGCTGACCTCTTTCACGCTGTCCTGGGTGGACTTGGCCAGTTTGGTATAATAACTCGAGCAAGAATCTCTTTAGAACCAGCACCAAAGATG GTAAAGTGGATCAGAGTGCTTTATTCAGATTTCTCCACTTTTGCGAGAGACCAAGAGCATTTAATATCTGCAGAGAACACCTTTGATTACATAGAAGGTCTGGTGATAGTAAACAAGACAGGTCTCATCAACAACTGGAGAGCATCCTTCAACCCAGAAGACCCAGAGCAAGCCAGTCAATTTGTATCAGATGGAAGGACACTATTTTGCCTGGAgttgacaaaaaattttaacccCGATGAGgctactaaaataaataag GAAATTAAGTCCTTATTATCTCAATTAAGCTACATCCCCTCAACACTCTTTGTTACAGAAGTTTCATACGTGGAATTCTTGGACAGGGTCCATGCTGCAGAACTAAAACTACGGTCAAAAGGACTTTGGGAACTTCCACACCCATGGCTCAATCTACTTGTTCCAAGAAGCAAAATACACAGCTTTGCTGAAGGTGTTTTTGGCAGCATTCTAACAGACACAAATAATGGCCCGGTACTTGTCTACCCAGTGAATAAATCAAA taattttcataatattttcagGTGGGATAACAGAACTTCATTTGTAACACCAGAGGAAGACATTTTCTACCTGGTGGCATTTCTTCCACATGCAGTTCCCTCGTCCACGGAAAACAATGGCTTACAACATTTActaagtataaataaaagaattttaaatttttgtgagGCGGCCCACTTAGGAGTAAAGCAATATCTGCCGTATTATACCACACAGGAAGAGTGGCGATCTCACTATGGTCCACGGTGGGAAGTCCTCGTACA